The sequence atatgcatcaaataacaaatttgtgaatatTTTGGCTCAAGtcgtcatcgaatttgcaaaataaaaataaaataaaaacacccatgttgcattaccttgtatgctttcagatacatGGTGAAAggcctcagctgaagtcttactatttgagtgagaagttccctctttctcagaaactactttacttcagagggagccgtttctcacaatattttatactatcaccagttctccattgctggttaccaagcatgtttttatgctaacaattattttgtgtaattatcaatagtgtcaaaTGCTTTTAACAATGCAGGGATCAAGTGGACAATGTCTTTTGTTAGGAATTCTTTGGTCTGTTTTTAGTAAaacatcaattttgttttgtacagtaGTATTGACAATGAAGTATGAAATGAATCATGTAGAATAATTTTTgttgactttttttaaatttttttgtcATCCTTTGTACAAATACTTCTTTACAACGTGTAactgtttatttgttatgtTAAGACCAGAAGAAATTAATGAGAAAATTCTTTGCAGTTTTATTTAGCTATTTTTAAAAAGCTGTAACAACCTCAGAAAATGCTCAAAATAAATCATGGTGACACTGATAGGAAAAGGGCTCAATTTGATAGAATTGCtgaggcagaaaatattgcttaaccattgtctgctaagcagaaatgagcaggataccagtcacaaactgtacttGTGTCATGttagtttggctggtgaccttattATGGTTAGCAGATATTTGTCATGCTTGGCTACTTgttgtacttaagcagctctacgaaattgggcttAGGTGATAAAATGTAGCTGGTTTATGAATTTCTGAAACAAGAACTACTCTACAAAAAGGAGTATTTCTtatcttaaagccatttgacactttcggaaacagttttgtccaagacccacacctagttatcacaacttctatataataacaaacctgtcatctgagtcgggagaaaataacgggaaaacccacccttgttcccgaagttttgccgtgtcatgacatgtgtttaaaataaatcgttttaatgttttctcaaaaagaaaagcatttcatggaataatatttcaagagaagtctttcaccattaccttctgtaaaccctgtaagttatttgtaaatctgtgagattttttttctgttccgaaagtgtccaatggctttaaaggtttgaattttttttttcaagttaatGCAAAGATTATGTCTTTGTGTCTGAGACCAACATAAATGTACAAAAACGTCTTCTGAGAGTATTTTTTGTGTCAAGCTTTCAGTAATTAATTTCCATACTGTTGTTCACTCCCAGATGTctgattttggttgttactGTGTATATTTAAGGAGTATAAGTTGGATCAAATAAATTGAATTTGGATCAAACTTCCTTTTTATGATGTGTTAAGTTTGTTTTCTGGTCCTGAATGTAAGACTTATTTGACCTTTTTTTTGCAAGAACAATATGTGGTTAATGGCAACAGTTATTTTTCTTAATTGACCAACATACTCCTAATTTAGTGCTTTCAACCATTTTGAATATATTATTGAccaaaaaaccacaaaaacacCGACAACTCTTGCAACTTTGCAAAACAAAGTTATCAGCTAAACCGTACATTTACCGTTACTGTGACACTGGTATCACACCAAGTTCTTGCTTAGAAAAGGAATTTGCCCTGTTCCTTGTATTttgctagcacagaaattcggagCCTGGCCGTGCAAGCAGACtggaatggtgatcgtaagcactGAATTCGGCGGTTAGCAGAGATTCAATTGGGCCCACTGAACGGCTTGATGAAATCGGGTCCTGGATCTGAGCATCAACCTTACGTAACCTTTAATACGTCATATCTTTGGTCAATAAAAGGTTTCAAAGTCCGTATTCAAACTTCGATGAGTGGAAGGAATGTCTGTATCTATACCTCCATAAATAAGAGTATGCACGTGTCATCCTTGATTGATTGTACTTTCTAAAGATCGAGAAAGTGTGCATTTTGGGGGTTCTGCTCTCTCCAATTCAACAGTCCAATGGACATGATTTCAACAACACCTTCAATCTCTACGGCTCGGACACTATAATATCATGGGAGAAATACCAGCAGGTTACGGCGCAGTGTTATTCGTCGTCCTCGCTACCCTCATCTGTGGCGTAGCACGGAGACTACTGAACAAGGCTCTACCAGCAGGGAGTAATGTCAGACGATATGGTGGCGAGATCATAGCCACATTCCAGCTTGTTACAGGGATGCTGGAAGGTGATGTCGTCATGGAGGTAAATAATTTACTGAGTGTTCTTCCCTCAACGATTTTTCGTTAAAAACATAATtcattcaaattcaattcaatgtgacgtttattccatactcttttgGGAAAATAATATCCAATAATTCAATATCAGAAAGTATCAGTGAACAAAATCAGAAGCGCATAAAACTGCACGCAATTAAtaaaggttttctcggtcaaatttggCGAGTgggcagtcaatttcattttcatgcgttcgagttaaagctgttttgcctatccagttgttactgcgtttcaaattcagagaTCGGCCATTCAAtatcgttttgagtcgagtcaaattcctttagaactctgttcaatttagtgtatcGTCATACTTTTTTTCCCCGTGACACACACGCCACAAGAAGCATCTgtaaatttgaatgctgctttgatgggGCAGGAAAAGAAACCACTGTGTCATCTTGAACTTGGTAATACCATTGGTATTATTATGAACAAATCATGGGATAGATTTCCGTATCATAGCTGACACTACTTTTCATTTACTAGTTTTTATCAAAaagaatatctcatttgagtaaattagagACTAAtttattaccaatggtgtcagtgtctttaaaggcagtggacactattggtaattgtcaaagatcagtcttcttacttggtgtatctcaacatatgcataaaataagaaacctgtgaaaacttgagctcaatctgtcgtcgaaAAAAaacctagtcacacgaagttgtgtgctttcagatgctcgatttcgagacctcatattctaaatctgaggtctcgaaatcaaattcatggaaaatcacttctttctcaaaaactacgtcacttcagagggagccgtttctcacaatgttttatactatcaacctctccccattacttgttaccaagtaaggttttatgctaataattattttgagtaattaccaatagtgtccactgcctttaatattgcttgttctgtattatAGGAGAATGGCTTAATAGCCTACATGATCTACCTATGGTTTTTCTTTGTACTTCTGGGCTTCACATTCGATGATGACTGCACGGCCAATCTTGGACTCGCCTGGCAAGCTTGGATCAAGGGGGAGACGGACGGCCTCGACGCATCCTCCACCGGTAACTTTGACGTCAAATAAAAAATACGCCCTCCTATAAAACGAACATCGTTTACTATAGACcattttcgaaacgacggcttcggctttggattcggctcaggctagcttggccccgccgattgatttgacaatattgcgcgtgctttgcgtatagtTATACGCGCTCAGGCTAGGGCTtcaaaagccgaagccgtggtatCGAAAAGGGCCAAAGACGTTGAAAAACGTCAGTTAACTATTTGtttccataggtccttttggttgataagcagttttgaacagctaattttattttctcggTTTTATAAACTACATTTTCATAAGGCTCACCGTATAATATTGAAGTCACGGTGATTGATGCACTGGCGATTTTATTGCCTGAATTCTATATTCACATTTTTACGTGTTTTTGTTTAGCTTCACCAATCATCATCAAATTTCCATGGAATTTATCTTCCTCTCTTTATTTTTGGAAGCATGTTCTAATTGCCCTTGAAATTAAATGATAAGAACCACACTGGAAATTCGGTCACATGTCATGTTTTGTAAAATCAAGAATAAGAGGACAATActcggtttgcggtaacaccgcggagtagatgttcgggggttcgggagacttctcagttctgaaaagaactgtcctgctgttTTTTAAACTATACCCGAGCGGATattatagaaaataggctgggaccaCGACTTAAGCTAATAATATATAGGATCgcgattaactgtactaccgcggagtcaatTCTTGGTCTTAAATTGGACAAAACTTGTGCCCAAGACAATTATTTATAATACACTggtattttactttttagtGGAATTGGTGaactttttcccttttttttgtcTAGTTCTGTCCCCCTGTAAAAAAATTTCTTTGCACCAACAGCCGTTTTCCAAGTCCTTGGCGGTCAACTTGCCTTTCCTTATGCCAAACGGCTGTGGAGGGCAGCACCATCAGCTCGCCATGGTTATAAATGGAAGCACATGATCCAAGATCAATGTGACTCAGCTTTGAGGTCCTCCATCTTGGGAGGAATGGCTGCCGAGGCTCTGGCGACTCTTATCTACTTCTTGGCAAGGAAGTACTTGATGCCAAAGGGTAAAGCAAAGAGTATTGCTTTTGATTCCTTTGTACAAGTTGGTATAATTTCAATAGGTGAGTACTATTTTAGTTTTGTGGATTGTAAACTTAGGTAGGCCTGAATGTTTGGTTTTTTGCAAGactacaatatcaaaaaagaccaggagctccaaataataaatgaaaccTGTACAGATTGCGCAAAAATTACCTTATAGTTTGAACATACGAACTTAAAATTGTGATAATGCAGCTACGATACAAACTGTCACTTGTTTGGATGTTAGTTCAGCATAAAACGGACGAAGATTGACACTGTTTTTATCTAATGCTTTGGGTGTTTTCTCCCGCTCTTTTTAAAGGTCTTGAATGGACAGGCATGATGTTCAACCCAGCCCTTGCATCTGCACTGACATTCAACTGTCACAACCATCCAATGGGGGAGCATCTATTGGTATACTGGGTGGCGCCCTTGGCGACTATTGctcttgtacatgtactcacAAAGAAGACGGCCATATTGGATGCAAAGAAGACCGATTAAGAACCCGGCCATGTTGGATGCAAAGAAGGCAGATTAAGAAGACGGCCATATTGGATGCAAAGAAGGCAGATTAAGAAGACGGCCATGTTGGATGCAAAGAAGGCAGATTAAGAAGACGGCCATGTTGGATGCAAAGAATGCAGATTAAGAAGACGGCCATGTTGGATGCAAAGAAGGCAGATTAAGAAGACGGCCATGTTGGATGCAAAGAAGGCAGATTAAGAAGACGGCCATGTTGGATGCAAAGAAGGCATATTAAGAAGACGGCCATATTGGATGCAAAGAAGGCAGATTAAGAAGACGGCCATGTTGGATGCAAAGAAGACAGATTGAACAAGGGATGCGTCTTTAGATGGGCGGAACAAGGGGAGTAAAGGGGTGTGAATATATATTGCTTGATGCTGCATGCAGTTTGAAAGAAATGTAATAATTAAAGATGCGGTTATCAAATTAAATGTCAAATAGTATTATTGGACAAATCAATCggagtaaaaaataaaagtcattTTGGTCATGCATTGTCGCTTGTGGTGAAATTGTGTAGCTTCTAGCTGCGTTTTCAAAGGCATATTCACACTAATGACCTTGGGTGTCAGGAGAATGTAACAATGTTGTAGAAATTTGTGAGCTTCCGAATCATTATGATGATCTGAACAAGATTGGGCGCATCTCACAGCCTTCTCATTTGATGTCATCAGGTCTTCAAGACAGCACTGCTCCTCAAGGGCTTGGCATCGTAGAAGGTGTGGCATAGATTGAGGTAatcaggggcgtcaatccgtcttgaaaggtgggggggggggggacataacatttacggcgtgggaaTTTTGTagtccgtagatgctctctggtgcaatctatggAGTGTGAGGGGTGATGTTCTCCCCTCTCAGATTTAGTGcctatttttgctatcatggttatttttgctatcatggttattgtacctaaaaaacaactcaattatagcttaGTAATATCCATTTTGTTTCTGCATTATAATGCTCAGGCGGCAGTTCATCCCTGGTGGgtattaaagatggagcctgcTATAAAGCGGAACGCGAAGCCTTTTACGGCCTTGGGTCCAGGCCTAAGGgctcgggaaaattttgcattctagatgctctgaggtgcaatctaaggccaataagaggcatacagaatggcacagaacatttgtaaaatgtgagcagcagtagaaccttttgagttaacagcatcttcaagttcggatctatgaaccaagttttaggggggggggcaatctgtcgaagagtgagcACACGAGggcgaaacctttacggcatgggtccgggcccgcttaagggcccgggaaaattttgcattctagatgttctgtggtgcaatctaaggccaataagaggcatacagaatggaacagaacatctgtaaaatgtgagcagcagtagaaccttttgagttaacagcatcttcaagtgcggatctatgaaccttgttttagggggaaaatctGTGAGAGAGTGAGCACgcgagtgtgaaacctttacgacATGGGAAAATTTTGCGTTCAtgttctgtggtgcaatctaaggccaataagatgcatacagaatggaacagaacatctgtaaaatgtgagcagcagtagaacctttttggttaacagcATGTTCAGGTGTTGATCTATGACACGAATTTTAGGGGACAAATctgccaaagagtgagcacgcaaatgcgaaacctttacggcatgggtccgggcccgctcaagggcccgggaaaattttgaatttttagatgctctgtggtgcaatctttaggccatttagcggccaaatggcaaacgaaacagaacaatgggaatattgtgttccagtgctccacagttccacagtgcaaaacatgagtttcatgataaaggtggtcaaaagacacggggaacagttgatactgtgtcccccacccttcgaaaatggggtgggggttcacattccttccactctttcaggggggaggtgcaaatctgtcaacgatggaccatgcgtgtgggaagcctttacgtcgtgaggtgcgggcccgattaagggcccggggaaattttgcagtttagatgctctgtgatgcaatctagggccaattttgaggggggacaATTTTGATATAGTGTCCTTCACCCTTCGAaaaattgtgtcatcctttgcccacaggattaatgcccatatagggacaccgggtttcgtcttacacagggcaaaacttgggcttcatgataaaggtggtcaaaaaggtgggggggggggggacatttgatattgtgtcccccaccctccaaaaaggtgggggggacatgtccccctgtcccacccctgattgacgcccatggagGTAATATGCCAcaatagcattaaatttggtgtCGTCATCGTCACTGTATAACCCCAGTTTCAATGTTTGTATTCCACCGTTCCACCCCGTAGTCCATTGACtttcaatgggtgcgttcgattagcttccccgggtcgaccccggtgtgtgggcgttttctttttttttccaggacgaaggTGTACAGCTAATTAccaacgttcgtcctggaaaaaataaccgccacacaccggggtcgacccatcacgaacgcacccaaagaaTGTGATGGTAGACGACCCTAAGCCAATAAGTTCATTTAAAGAGGAAAATTACCGCATCAGCCCACCACTTTTtataaaactttttatttatttttaattatggATATTGGACTAAAttgccattttaaaaacagtcTTCTAATTGATAAAACCGATTTTTTTTTGACCCGTTATTTAAATTCAAGCGCACTTTTCAACCACGTGGACGAAACTCTTCGCAGCCACTCTCATGCCAAAATTAAGAACTACAAATGGAGTGTCGAGAGAGCAGTGTTGTCAAGGCCACTGTTTTGTAGGCTCACCCAAAAtcgcttatttttttttattttgacgcTGAAGTTCAAATTCAGTGCGTGCCTCTCTGCATGAATTCTGtcttttcttcctccatgattcaaTAATGATTGGCCtaaattgattttttgtttaagggAGTCCTACTTGATATACGTGTGACAGAAATTGGATTTtcaaaaaatgtgcataaaaattatGGTGAAATACATATATGGGGAactaattaaagccattatacactttcggtaaacagtattgtccaagtcccacacttcgtgtatcacaacttatatataaaataacaatcctgtggaaatttaggctcaatcggacatcggagtcgggagaaaataacgggaaaacccactcctgttttcgcgcgtttcgccatgtcatgacatgtgtttataacaaatccgtaattctcgttaacgagaatttatattgttttaccgttttctcaaaaagtaaagcatttcatggactaatatttcaagagaagtctttcaccattaccttctgtaaaccctgtaaggtATTTGTTATTTGAAAGTGTCTgtttaatttaaattatttgtaaatctgtgaactttttttttttttctgtaccgaaagggtccaatggctttaataaacaGATTGCTCTTTGATCTATGCCAacctgcagaaaaaaaaatcattgctttgCCCGTCCGTATACGTACACGTATAAAGCGGGCAATTCTCATTATTTGACCGACTGGTGGTCGCTATACAGATCAACGGCAGTGCTCTAATTATTTTGTTAGTACGTAGGTAGATGGCGTAATAATCATCCACCAAAATATGCCAAGTATTACGTGAAATCCTTCCTATAAAATGAGTGTATTTTTCTAGTGGATAATACACGTCAATTTACTGGTAAGTGATACGTTTAAGTTTATCCTAAAATAGTAAAATTATGCTTGAAGCAGTAGTTTTGCTCGTGTCGTCGGGTTGCGCTGCCTGCTCTGCGCTGTCAACAAAGTGCAACACTGAGACGCGTAAACGTATACGATTACGTGTCCTTCTTGAACAGTTGACAAACGCCCTGAGTTGGTCAACTCGACCTATCTAAGAACGGGATACCCTAACCTTTTTGTCGCGGTAAATAAACACATTTCTCCATCAGGATAAAAACTGGTCACCACCAACTTTTGCAATTAAGTGTCCTGTTACCCTGTTAAAACTTTAATTCAATTTTTAGTGTGTGAACTTGCGAATACTTtccattttcattattttaattaaaatgttatcTTTTTCAATTTCCGGACTTtctttggtttttgctttttatttgcTAAATAAACGAATACATTGTTTGTGAATTTTCTATTTCTATCatggtgtcatgggtttccgacTGGATAACGAGAGAATTGTTCAGAATCGAAaactaaatgatttttttttaaatcatcagAAACGTTTCCGTATGGGTgtcgccaccactttttcattcgatatgatatAATATAGTATTTAGTAATTTGCCTCAATGAGAAATCTCTTTTTGTATAAATGAGTTAATAAGTGGTGgctatacggaaagttatccaaatcaCCTCACCATACCAGTGCACCAACCTTTTTTCTAGACACTTACAGTTACACTTCATCGGATCTTGAAATCTTAGAATTTTTGGTCTTACGTTTTGAGAGATCGTCCGCCTTTACAATCAGTGGTgaagcccggtttatacttcctgtgaatgcaaatgcgaagcgattTTTGGTGACGCAACATTCGTTACACGCTCCATTTCCCTTTGTGACGCAATTAAATTCTCATCGCACGAAGCAGTCGCAGGAAGTAGTAACCGGGCTtaatgcatgcacgacattggagtaACGGCATGTTTCTGATACTTTATTGGTTGGCATTTAAATGAatatattcagaagctagtaggTCTATGGCAATACTTCAATAGCTTATTATGGCTAATAGTTGCAAATCGGCTGAAGCCGcgaattgtaaatttgtttttaagaaacCATTTATGAATGAATAAAGTAAATTGCTTACCTATCATCATCCATCGATGTATTGTTTTCAGGTACCCAGTGTTCATCATGCCTGTGTTAGTACTCCAACCTCCATCCCTTCCTGCTCTCCAGACCTACATAGCTCTGAGCTGTCTCAGTCTAGCTTGGTGCTTCTTGTATGCCAGAGAGACCCTCGAGACAGTAGAGAACGCTGGGTTGACCCACCAGGCACCAGACTCGAGCACAGAGACTCTTGGTGACGATGGTAGAGGTGCTCCAGGAGGATGGTCTAACGGGGCAAATGAGAGCGAGACGTCACGGTATTTGTTTGGAATACAAGCGGACGATGGAGAGATTATTAAACTGTGCCGAATTATGATGGCAGATGTCTGGTCGGTGTTGGTAAgtccaagtcaagtcaagtcaagtggTGGGttacacaaagagttaagactagtcttaggactagccatacagtTTTAATATccccttaggactagtcctaagttagaactagtcctaactctttgtgaaaatagACCCCAGGCCTCGaaataacccatggcacccacCATAATTGCTGTGGTGCTCTGTGTTTTTgctggtgccctttacaaattccaaatattaatttttattttgtcctcatagaagtgcTCCCTTACAAGAGGAaatttgctgtgccccttcaagaacgaagttcaaggcctgtcaGTCATTTAGCTCTAAACCACTCTTCTTGATATTTATCATATTTGGAGAAACCTTCCACTcattgattttgtatttatgtTTACAGTCGTTGATCAACCTGGCCTTCTGTCTTCTGGTCTTAGTGGGACGTTTGTTGCAGCATATTGTGTTTGGAGAACTCCGTGCCAGTGAGAGACAGGTACTAGTACTTAGCCAAAACTTGGTTTGTGTCGTTCATTTAAAAACTCTGTAATTCATACTTCACTAGATGTCATATGTCAAACCCAAACCAAAAGCAAACCACCCAAACCAAAAGCAATTTAACAGTTGACAGTGGCATTTTACTTTGTCATTTGGAGTAATTTGTTATGAGTAGTTTAGAGGAGTGGCCTGCTGGGTTTTTGTTTACCACACACAACTGTTCATTATTTTAGAAAGTTTTAAACGTTAAGAGTCAATGGAGTCAAACTGTAAATGTGTTTCTGTTTTACTACAGCATCTCCGAGACAAATTATGGAAGTTTATCTTCTACAAATTCATCATCATCTTTGGTGTTCTGAACGTCCAAACTTTAGAGGAGATGGTGATGTGGATGGTATGGT comes from Asterias amurensis chromosome 3, ASM3211899v1 and encodes:
- the LOC139934889 gene encoding aquaporin-12-like, translating into MGEIPAGYGAVLFVVLATLICGVARRLLNKALPAGSNVRRYGGEIIATFQLVTGMLEGDVVMEENGLIAYMIYLWFFFVLLGFTFDDDCTANLGLAWQAWIKGETDGLDASSTAVFQVLGGQLAFPYAKRLWRAAPSARHGYKWKHMIQDQCDSALRSSILGGMAAEALATLIYFLARKYLMPKGKAKSIAFDSFVQVGIISIGLEWTGMMFNPALASALTFNCHNHPMGEHLLVYWVAPLATIALVHVLTKKTAILDAKKTD